In one window of Pseudomonas putida DNA:
- a CDS encoding sulfite exporter TauE/SafE family protein, with product MIEWLMYIVLGAALGTMGGLFGIGGGLIAIPALGVLFGLDQQLAQGTALVMVVPNVLLALWRYHQRNRIELRHAVPLSLCSFIFAWLGSIWAVGLDAHSMRLGFVAFLVALAVWNVARMFMKASPPSSQLRYPWPWLGVLGCFAGSMGGLFGVGGAVVATPILTSVFGTTQVVAQGLSLALAAPSTMVTLLTYGVHGSVDWHVGIPLAVGGLLSISWGVKLAHALPEKVLRTLFCVFLIVCAVMLGLEL from the coding sequence ATGATCGAGTGGTTGATGTACATCGTTTTGGGCGCGGCGCTGGGCACCATGGGCGGCCTGTTCGGGATCGGCGGCGGGTTGATTGCGATTCCTGCACTGGGAGTGCTGTTCGGTCTCGACCAGCAGCTGGCCCAGGGCACGGCGTTGGTGATGGTGGTGCCCAACGTGCTGCTGGCGCTGTGGCGCTATCATCAGCGCAACCGCATCGAGCTGCGCCATGCCGTGCCGCTTTCGCTGTGCAGCTTCATCTTTGCCTGGCTGGGCTCGATCTGGGCGGTAGGGCTCGATGCACACTCCATGCGCCTGGGCTTCGTCGCATTCCTGGTGGCGCTGGCGGTGTGGAACGTGGCACGCATGTTCATGAAAGCCAGCCCGCCGAGCAGCCAGCTGCGTTATCCCTGGCCGTGGCTGGGTGTGCTGGGCTGTTTCGCCGGTAGCATGGGCGGGCTGTTCGGCGTTGGTGGCGCGGTAGTGGCCACGCCGATCCTGACCAGCGTATTCGGCACCACCCAGGTGGTGGCTCAGGGCCTGTCGCTGGCGCTTGCGGCGCCGAGTACCATGGTGACGCTGCTCACCTATGGCGTTCATGGCAGCGTTGACTGGCATGTCGGTATTCCGCTGGCGGTAGGCGGTTTGCTCAGCATCAGCTGGGGCGTGAAGCTGGCCCATGCGCTGCCCGAGAAAGTGCTGCGTACGCTGTTCTGCGTGTTTC